In the genome of Dermatobacter hominis, the window GTCGACGAGCGGCCGGCAGGCGGCGATGACGTCGGGGCCGAAGGTGAGGTTGGGGACGAACACCCCGTCCATGACGTCCCACTGGATTCGGTCGACACCGGCCTTCTCGAGCGCCTGGCACTCGTCGCCCAGGCGGGAGAAGTCGGCGGGGAGGACCGACGGGACGATCTGGATCTGGGGCGCGGACATGGCGGGGCCTCGAGTGGTCGAGCGCGGGTGGGAACGCGCGCGAGCGTACCGGTCCTATCGTTCGCCCATGGATCCCGGGCTCGACTCCTCCGAGCGGGTGGTCGACGTCGAGCGCCTCGTGACCGGCGGCGCCGCGCTCGCCCACGAGCCGACCGGCCGGGTGGTCATGATCCCGGGCGCGCTCCCGGGCGAGCGGGTGCGGGTGCGGCTCGTCGACGAGCGACCGCGGATGTCCACCGCCGCCGTGGAGCGCGTCCTCGAGCCATCGCCCGTGCGGGTCGCCCCGCCGTGCGTCGAGCTCGCCAACGGCTGCGGGGGCTGCGACCTCCAGCACGCGGCGCCGCCGGCCCAGCCGGGTCTGAAGGCGGACATCGTGCGCGACGCCCTTGGCCGTGCGGTGCGGGGCGGTCGGTTCGACGAGATCGCCGTGACCGCGGGCGAGGCACTTCCACCGTGGCGCTACCGCACGACGGTGCGCTGCGCGGTCGACGGTGACCGGCTGGCGTTCCACGAGCGCCGGTCCGACGCGCTGCTCGCCGTCGGGGACTGCCCGGTCGCGCACGAGCTGGTCGCCGAGGTGATCCGCGACGGTCGCTTCCCCGGCGCCGAGGAGGTGACCGTGCGCGCCGGTGCCCGCACCGGTGAGCGGCTCGCCGTGGTGTCGCCGTCCGTCGGTGGAGGAGACGAGGCCGGCCCGGCGGTGGTCCCCGAGGGCGTCCGCGTCGTCGGCGTCGACGAGCTGCGCGCCGGTCGGCGGGCCTGGTTCCACGAGGAGGTGGCGGGGCACCGCTTCCGCATCTCGGCGCAGTCGTTCTTCCAGTCCGGACCCGAGGGGGCCGAGGCGCTGGTGGCGGCGGTCCGCCGCGCTCTGGGGCCGATCGACCCGGCGACACGGCTCGTCGACCTCTACGGCGGCGTCGGACTGTTCGCCGCCGTGCTCGGCACCGACCGGCCGGTGCTCGTCGAGCGCTCGGCGTCGTCGGTGGCCGACGCCCGCGTCAACCTCGAGGGGACGGGCGCGACGGTCGTGCGCTCGTCGGTCGAGCGCTGGCGGCCGTCGCGCGCGGACGTCGTGGTGGCGGACCCGGCGCGTGCCGGTCTCGGCCGGGACGGCGTGTCGGCGGTGGCCGCCACCGGTGCAGCGCGCGTCGCGCTGGTCAGCTGCGACGTCGCCTCGCTGGTCCGTGACGTCGGCCTCCTCGCGGACGCCGGCTACCGCGCCACGGGCATCGAGGTCGTCGACATGTTCCCGAACACGCACCACGTGGAGGCGGTCACCGCCCTGGAACGGTCGTGACCCGTCGGCCGTCCGTCGCCGTCGCCGTCGCGGCGTGCCTCGTCGCCCTGGTGCTCGGCGCCTGCTCGTCCGACGACGGCGCCGCCCCGGCCACGACCGCACCGACCTGCGCGGCGGGCGCGCCCGAACGACTGGCGGTCGAGGTGCTCGACGAGCGCCCGCACGACCCCACGGCCTTCACCCAGGGCCTCCTCGTCGTCGACGGCGACCTCTACGAGAGCACCGGGCAGCAGGGCGAGTCGACCGTGCGCGAGGTCGACCCGACCACGGGCGAGGTGCGGCGCACGAGCGACCTCGACCCGGAGCTGTTCGGTGAGGGGCTGACGGCCGTGGGCGACGACCGCCTGGTGCAGCTCACGTGGAAGGACGGACGGGCGCTCGTGTGGGACCGGGCCGACCTCACGCTCGTCGACGAGCACGCCTACGACGGCGAGGGGTGGGGGATCACCACGCTCGACGACGGGCGGCTGGTCATGAGCGACGGCTCCGATCGGCTGGCGGTGCGCGACCCGGACGACTTCGCCGAGCTCGACCGCTGGACGGTCGAGCGCTCCGACGGACCGGCCGACCAGCTGAACGAGCTCGAGTGGGACGGCGAGCGCCTCTGGGCGAACCGCTGGCAGACCGACGAGATCGTCCGCATCGACCCCACCTGCCACCGCGTCGACGCCGTGGTGGACGCGGCGGCGCTCACCGAGCGCGCCCGGGAGGCGGCCGATCCGGACGAGCCGATCGACGTGCTCAACGGCATCGCCCACCTGCCCGGGACCGACCGCTTCCTCGTCACCGGCAAGGACTGGCCGGTCCTGTACGAGGTCCGCTTCGTGCCCGCCTAGCGGCGGCGGTGATCTCTGCCTGGGCGGCGGCTGTCTCTGCCTGGGCGGCGGTGATCCCTGCCTGGGCGGCGGTGATCCCTGCCTGGGCGGCGGCCGGGCAGGCCGGTGC includes:
- a CDS encoding class I SAM-dependent RNA methyltransferase yields the protein MDPGLDSSERVVDVERLVTGGAALAHEPTGRVVMIPGALPGERVRVRLVDERPRMSTAAVERVLEPSPVRVAPPCVELANGCGGCDLQHAAPPAQPGLKADIVRDALGRAVRGGRFDEIAVTAGEALPPWRYRTTVRCAVDGDRLAFHERRSDALLAVGDCPVAHELVAEVIRDGRFPGAEEVTVRAGARTGERLAVVSPSVGGGDEAGPAVVPEGVRVVGVDELRAGRRAWFHEEVAGHRFRISAQSFFQSGPEGAEALVAAVRRALGPIDPATRLVDLYGGVGLFAAVLGTDRPVLVERSASSVADARVNLEGTGATVVRSSVERWRPSRADVVVADPARAGLGRDGVSAVAATGAARVALVSCDVASLVRDVGLLADAGYRATGIEVVDMFPNTHHVEAVTALERS
- a CDS encoding glutaminyl-peptide cyclotransferase, with translation MTRRPSVAVAVAACLVALVLGACSSDDGAAPATTAPTCAAGAPERLAVEVLDERPHDPTAFTQGLLVVDGDLYESTGQQGESTVREVDPTTGEVRRTSDLDPELFGEGLTAVGDDRLVQLTWKDGRALVWDRADLTLVDEHAYDGEGWGITTLDDGRLVMSDGSDRLAVRDPDDFAELDRWTVERSDGPADQLNELEWDGERLWANRWQTDEIVRIDPTCHRVDAVVDAAALTERAREAADPDEPIDVLNGIAHLPGTDRFLVTGKDWPVLYEVRFVPA